The Macaca fascicularis isolate 582-1 chromosome 1, T2T-MFA8v1.1 genome includes a window with the following:
- the LOC102118765 gene encoding olfactory receptor 2G6-like, which translates to MEETNNSSEKGFLLLGFSDQPQLERFLFVIILFFYILSLLGNTAIILVSCLDSRLHTPMYFFLSNLSCVDICFTTSVAPQLLVTMNKTDKTMSYGGCVAQLYAAMGLGSSECILLAVMAYDRYAAVCRPLHYTVMMHPRLCASLASVAWLSGLITSLVQCSLTVQLPLCGHRKLDHIFCEVPVLIKLACVDTTFNEAELFVASVVFLIVPVLLILVSYGFITQAVLRIQSAAGRQKAFGTCSSHLVVVVIFYGTIIFMYLQPANSRSKNQGKFVSLFYTIVTPLLNPIIYTLRNKDVKGALRTLILGNAVGQTMGTSETPGILKKRNTPRPSVRVHSPQTFFLSVPRP; encoded by the coding sequence ATGGAGGAAACCAACAACAGCTCTGAAAAGGGGTTTCTTCTCCTGGGATTTTCAGATCAGCCTCAGCTAGAGAGGTTTCTCTTTGTCATCATTTTGTTCTTCTACATCTTGAGCCTTCTGGGGAACACTGCCATCATACTAGTGTCTTGTCTGGACTCCAGACTCCACACTCCGATGTACTTCTTCCTCAGCAACCTCTCGTGTGTGGACATCTGCTTTACCACCAGTGTTGCCCCACAGTTGCTGGTTACCATGAATAAGACAGACAAAACCATGAGCTACGGTGGCTGTGTGGCCCAGCTTTACGCGGCCATGGGCTTGGGCTCGTCTGAGTGCATCCTCTTGGCTGTCATGGCTTATGACCGCTATGCTGCTGTCTgccggccactgcactacacAGTCATGATGCACCCGAGGCTCTGTGCATCTCTGGCCAGTGTAGCATGGCTCAGCGGCCTCATTACCTCTCTGGTTCAGTGCTCCCTCACTGTGCAGCTGCCCCTCTGTGGTCATCGCAAACTGGATCATATTTTCTGTGAGGTGCCAGTGCTCATCAAACTGGCCTGTGTGGATACGACTTTCAATGAGGCAGAACTCTTTGTGGCCAGTGTAGTCTTTCTAATAGTCCCGGTGTTACTCATCTTAGTCTCCTATGGCTTTATCACCCAAGCTGTGTTAAGGATACAATCAGCTGCGGGGCGCCAAAAGGCCTTTGGGACCTGTTCCTCTCACCTGGTTGTGGTCGTCATTTTCTATGGGACCATCATATTCATGTACCTTCAACCGGCCAATAGTAGATCCAAAAACCAGggaaagtttgtttctcttttctatacCATAGTCACCCCCCTTTTAAATCCCATTATCTACACTCTAAGAAACAAAGATGTGAAAGGGGCCTTGAGGACCCTGATACTGGGAAATGCTGTTGGACAAACCATGGGAACTAGTGAAACACCTGGAATTCTAAAGAAGCGAAACACGCCAAGGCCGAGTGTGAGGGTTCATTCTCCCCAGACATTCTTCTTGTCAGTCCCAAGACCCTAG